One segment of Desulfatirhabdium butyrativorans DSM 18734 DNA contains the following:
- the ald gene encoding alanine dehydrogenase, with protein sequence MIVGILKEIKALENRVSMTPSGVEMMGMKQHTVLVEQGAGLGSGFSDAAYAEAGAEIVSDAKQIYERAEMVMHVKEPLPSEYGLIRSGQIVFTYLHLAASEELTRALIASRSVCIAYETIQKPDGSLPLLTPMSEVAGRMAIQEGAKYLEMAQGGQGVLLGGVPGVEPATVMVIGGGVVGTNAAKMACGLGAKVYLLDSNLDRLRYLSDVMPKNCFLLMSKPSTIRRMIKEADVVIGAVLIPGAKAPKLVTRDMLKTMKPGSVLVDVAIDQGGCFETSKPTTHDKPTYVVDGVIHYCVANMPGGVAKTSTLALTNATLPYAIAIAGKGWKRAMNEHPDIRLGANIIDGHVTFAGVAEAFGMPITPIESLLK encoded by the coding sequence CACCGTCCTGGTGGAACAGGGTGCCGGGCTGGGCAGCGGTTTCAGCGATGCGGCGTACGCCGAAGCCGGGGCCGAAATCGTCTCCGATGCCAAACAAATTTATGAACGCGCCGAAATGGTCATGCACGTCAAGGAGCCGCTCCCGTCGGAATACGGCCTGATCCGGTCCGGCCAGATCGTGTTCACCTATCTGCATCTGGCCGCATCCGAAGAACTCACCCGCGCGCTGATCGCATCACGCAGCGTCTGCATCGCCTATGAAACCATCCAGAAGCCGGACGGTTCGCTTCCCCTGCTGACCCCGATGAGTGAGGTCGCCGGCAGGATGGCCATTCAGGAAGGGGCAAAATATCTTGAAATGGCTCAGGGCGGCCAGGGCGTGCTTCTGGGCGGCGTTCCCGGCGTCGAACCCGCAACGGTGATGGTGATCGGCGGCGGGGTGGTCGGCACCAATGCCGCCAAGATGGCCTGCGGCCTGGGCGCCAAGGTCTATCTTCTCGACAGCAACCTGGATCGGCTGCGCTATCTCAGTGACGTCATGCCGAAAAATTGTTTCCTGTTGATGTCCAAACCCTCCACCATCCGGCGGATGATCAAGGAAGCCGATGTCGTCATCGGCGCTGTGCTGATTCCGGGCGCCAAGGCTCCGAAACTCGTCACCCGGGATATGCTCAAGACCATGAAACCGGGTTCCGTGCTGGTTGATGTCGCCATCGATCAAGGCGGATGTTTTGAAACCTCCAAACCGACCACCCACGACAAGCCCACTTACGTCGTGGACGGCGTCATCCATTATTGTGTGGCCAATATGCCCGGGGGCGTGGCAAAAACATCGACGCTTGCCCTGACCAACGCCACTCTGCCCTACGCGATCGCCATTGCCGGCAAGGGCTGGAAACGGGCCATGAATGAGCATCCGGACATCCGGCTGGGCGCCAACATTATCGATGGTCATGTGACCTTCGCCGGTGTGGCCGAAGCCTTCGGTATGCCTATCACGCCAATCGAGAGCCTGTTGAAGTAG